From Pseudopipra pipra isolate bDixPip1 chromosome 9, bDixPip1.hap1, whole genome shotgun sequence, a single genomic window includes:
- the LOC135419152 gene encoding cytochrome P450 4B1-like has translation MVSLLDNVARPSAVVLQLSVVLGVIFVLLKVVQFYQERKKLVKALEAFPGPPKHWLYGHNHLIYPEKILHQLVSWGEEYPYAFPRWFGPVLPALIVHHPEYAKSILGRTDPKATVPYKFLLPWIGEGLLVLDGTKWFQHRKMLTPAFHYDVLKSYVTLMSDSVKVMLDKWEKKSTERKSVELFQDVSLMTLDSIMKCAFSFNSDCQTQSNSHYYIKAVFDLSYLLSQRILTFSFKDVFYNLTRKGREFQDACKLAHAHTDKVIKERKMLLSSEENLDKILKKKHLDFLDILLCSKDANGVGLSDEDLRAEVDTFMFEGHDTTASGISWLFYCMSLHPEYQQRCREEIQGILGDRDTIEWEDLGKMTYTTMCIKESLRLFPPVPTVSRQLSKPITFSDGRSLPAGCQVGLNIFAIHRNRDVWENPEIYDPLRFSPENSAQRHSHAFMPFSAGPRNCIGQQFAMNEMKVALALTLLRFELCPDPSKLPIMVPQLVLRSSNGIHLHLKKIP, from the exons ATGGTGTCTCTGTTGGACAACGTAGCCAGACCTTCTGCTGTCGTCCTGCAGCTGTCTGTGGTGCTTGGGGTAATCTTTGTGCTGCTGAAGGTGGTCCAGTTCTACCAGGAGAGGAAGAAACTCGTCAAAGCTCTGGAGGCATTCCCTGGCCCCCCGAAACACTGGCTCTATGGCCACAATCACCTG ATATATcctgaaaaaatattacatcAACTAGTGTCGTGGGGAGAAGAATACCCCTATGCCTTTCCCAGATGGTTTGGACCAGTCCTGCCTGCTCTAATTGTCCACCATCCTGAATATGCCAAAAGCATACTTGGCCGAACAG ATCCCAAGGCCACTGTACCCTACAAATTCCTGCTTCCCTGGATTG GGGAGGGGCTGTTGGTCTTGGATGGAACCAAATGGTTCCAGCACCGGAAGATGCTCACCCCAGCCTTTCATTACGATGTGCTGAAATCTTATGTGACCCTGATGTCGGACTCGGTCAAAGTGATGCTG GATAAATGGGAGAAGAAGAGCACAGAGAGGAAGTCAGTGGAGCTCTTTCAAGACGTCAGTTTGATGACACTAGACAGCATCATGAAATGTGCCTTCAGCTTTAATTCCGACTGTCAGACTCAGAG CAACTCACACTACTACATTAAAGCTGTTTTTGACCTGAGCTATCTCCTGAGCCAAAGAATCCTGACTTTTTCCTTCAAGGATGTCTTCTACAACTTGACTCGCAAAGGCCGTGAGTTTCAGGACGCCTGCAAGCTGGCCCATGCCCACACAG ATAAggtaataaaagaaagaaagatgttgCTCTCCAGTGAGGAGAACCTTGACAAGATCCTGAAGAAGAAGCACCTGGATTTTCTGGACATTCTTCTTTGTAGCAAG GATGCAAATGGAGTTGGACTGTCCGATGAGGACCTGCGTGCCGAGGTCGACACGTTCATGTTTGAGGGTCATGATACCACAGCCAGTGGGATCTCCTGGCTCTTCTACTGCATGTCATTACATCCAGAGTACCAGCAACGCTGCAGGGAGGAGATCCAGGGGATCCTGGGAGACCGAGACACCATTGAGTG GGAGGACCTGGGGAAGATGACCTACACCACGATGTGCATCAAAGAGAGCTTGCGCCTGTTCCCACCGGTTCCTACTGTGTCCCGACAGCTCTCTAAACCCATCACATTTTCTGATGGACGCAGCCTGCCAGCAG gctGCCAGGTTGGACTGAACATATTTGCTATTCACAGGAACCGGGATGTCTGGGAGAACCCTGAG ATCTATGATCCCCTGAGGTTTTCTCCAGAGAACTCAGCACAGAGGCACTCCCACGCTTTCATGCCTTTCTCTGCTGGACCCAG GAACTGCATTGGGCAGCAGTTTGCCATGAATGAGATGAAGGTGGCGCTGGCCTTGACCCTGCTCCGCTTCGAGCTCTGCCCAGACCCATCCAAGCTTCCCATTATGGTACCACAGCTTGTCCTCAGGTCCAGCAACGGGATACACCTGCATTTGAAGAAGATTCCCTGA